The Thermofilaceae archaeon genome has a segment encoding these proteins:
- a CDS encoding M28 family peptidase produces MVRVVRGHRVLLAAALILFIAPLLALAQEGANPVQEAIRISLRGYNYTRVLELAESIASLGPRAPGYPGYERVLGLIVNEVKALNLTYTVQNFTILAPVETESYVEVLEPYHLVLRAYSLWPHGGIAAGAGVKEAPLVYVGRGGLEEFDGKPVNGSIVVMEYDGSGSNWLNALRFGAKAVIFLGGGNPQREALGKFDPITPVPFMRLYLEPKEAAALRELLRRGPVRARVRTDMELRDVTGHNVLVEIPGTEKRDEIIMFVAHFDAWCVAPGLANSTEEAISTAALLELMRYLALNRPPRTAWFLFTSGHWNGLVGPRYFIEHFILRRPDLIRGERTIWYIMGLDISADIPIASLIYVGHFYQTSGRTFITTKFYWLQGMVNTYAGLVGEYLNETGLPRSAALRSAIRTLGVVRPIDLTHGPEWMWSSTMSKPYVLDTEPFVIAGMAAFTLRTSYSYRPFEGEPVSDLHYVRSNFEDRVVPQLASAVMIASALLNEPTIGVMKSLILPTRRHPLLYWGFLQLQVQVLQYNITKGWYDPVPYAIVRVSRWSSYPFAWMLARADSNGTVLIYGVTPQGLNAWYVEAWKILNETWMIAPAWGMRSGGPTWINLLVERGYTSTYVMPMNVRVLVDLYNPTLMRRTLDDPRYASSNVWAGGGAWPTVFETSTGITPLYTFVSSNERSGVYLVFASYVQNVTVTLSIGARWPTGIAIEAKKTLWALDYAVGTYTIAAQRYSVLSEREVRRLSADLMIGYAEHYLRQAVNALRNNTWSAAFRNSLAAWSFASRAYSNEVMPLYEECIRSAVTLVPFIIVTGYFLERLLTKGEGLRMIFNVLAFQIALFVIYAFTHPAFWVVPSTLLAALAIGMLILMTIVLWIFYREASDIVSRVAAQLLGYHEVVTERTAAMLMAVSLSTENMRKRPLRSILTLIPITVFAMALVSLASVSPYTAVLPKPMELVTANFYGFTVKRAYAVLGDMLDVPTIEMLRAIVGEKGVVSPRVVYYSPSVINLGPYALALSHNVSIPVPVALGLTPEAASLLLRNAMVRGLPKPFFSEEQPAIVLPVSMANQLGVDVGDEIELYGMKFVVTGIFSETAMDALKDPDGRRLAPVDSIYYAQLHGFAVPLGGAIVPQPYAWSRVVIIPSGVALKLGGRVSVVDIILNPDVGEEEFERLAHEIAYAVDALCYGQRKDGSVIAYSRFPTYMALGWEMMVVPFAITSLSIVVSLLGSIKERTRDLFTYSSVGLSPSGAMLMFITEFAVYGFMGATLGYFAGWALSKVMRAVGVLPVTFVFNYASVAISLVLFLVLLSTLAAAAYPSYLASRIITPSLERKWKVPRTPRGSLWDIPLPFRVPTEREAQAVLLYLQEYYLGAGYEKRLFKVSSDPKVDIKEKKLVVNIRLYPYDAGTEQEVNLYFVRERVGGWRAAVSLKLLKGLGSVWTGPSQYGYLDDLRKQMLLWGTLPSSERAKYIRRVYELLAESGEVMKSDRAIGEREPKS; encoded by the coding sequence GTGGTGAGAGTAGTGCGGGGACATCGGGTGTTGCTCGCGGCAGCGTTAATACTGTTCATTGCGCCGCTTCTAGCCTTGGCTCAGGAGGGTGCTAATCCCGTACAGGAAGCCATTCGCATCTCTCTGAGGGGGTACAACTACACTCGCGTCTTAGAGCTGGCAGAGAGCATAGCGTCGCTTGGGCCACGCGCTCCCGGATACCCTGGGTACGAGAGAGTTTTAGGGTTGATAGTCAACGAGGTTAAGGCTCTTAACCTGACTTACACTGTTCAAAACTTCACTATTCTGGCTCCCGTAGAGACTGAGAGCTACGTAGAAGTTTTAGAACCTTACCACCTCGTTTTAAGAGCTTACAGCCTCTGGCCGCATGGAGGGATAGCAGCGGGCGCGGGCGTGAAGGAGGCTCCGCTCGTCTACGTGGGGAGGGGTGGGTTGGAGGAGTTCGACGGGAAACCAGTTAACGGGAGTATCGTCGTGATGGAGTACGATGGTAGCGGCAGCAACTGGTTGAACGCGCTCCGCTTTGGTGCGAAAGCGGTCATCTTCCTCGGAGGGGGCAACCCGCAGCGTGAAGCCCTCGGAAAGTTCGACCCTATCACCCCTGTACCCTTCATGCGTCTCTACCTGGAGCCTAAGGAGGCTGCAGCCCTCAGGGAGCTATTGAGGAGGGGGCCCGTAAGGGCGAGAGTTCGCACCGACATGGAGCTGCGCGATGTCACCGGCCACAACGTGCTTGTGGAAATCCCCGGTACCGAGAAGAGGGATGAGATCATTATGTTCGTAGCCCACTTCGACGCATGGTGCGTAGCGCCGGGACTGGCGAACTCGACGGAAGAGGCGATTTCCACCGCAGCTCTCCTCGAGCTCATGCGGTACCTGGCTTTAAACAGACCTCCGCGCACCGCCTGGTTCCTCTTCACCTCCGGACACTGGAACGGTTTAGTGGGGCCCCGCTACTTTATCGAGCACTTCATTCTGCGGCGACCCGATCTCATCCGAGGCGAAAGAACGATCTGGTACATCATGGGGCTCGATATCTCGGCCGATATCCCCATTGCCTCGTTAATCTACGTGGGCCACTTCTACCAGACATCGGGTAGGACTTTCATAACGACAAAGTTCTACTGGCTTCAGGGCATGGTGAACACGTATGCGGGATTAGTGGGAGAGTACCTCAATGAAACGGGTTTACCGCGAAGCGCGGCTTTGCGAAGTGCTATACGCACGCTAGGCGTCGTAAGGCCCATCGATCTAACTCACGGGCCCGAGTGGATGTGGTCCAGCACGATGAGCAAACCGTATGTTTTGGACACCGAGCCGTTCGTAATCGCGGGGATGGCGGCATTCACGTTGAGAACCTCCTACAGTTACAGACCCTTCGAGGGCGAACCCGTAAGCGATCTACACTACGTGAGGAGCAACTTCGAAGACAGGGTTGTACCGCAGCTTGCGTCAGCTGTAATGATCGCTAGCGCGCTCTTGAATGAGCCGACAATCGGCGTAATGAAAAGCCTGATACTGCCAACCAGAAGGCATCCACTACTGTACTGGGGCTTCTTGCAATTGCAAGTGCAGGTGCTCCAGTACAACATCACTAAAGGCTGGTATGATCCAGTTCCCTACGCGATTGTTAGGGTTAGCAGGTGGAGCTCGTACCCCTTCGCCTGGATGTTAGCCAGGGCTGACAGTAACGGTACTGTTTTGATCTACGGTGTTACGCCGCAGGGCCTTAACGCGTGGTACGTCGAAGCTTGGAAGATTCTGAACGAGACGTGGATGATCGCACCGGCGTGGGGCATGCGGAGCGGGGGGCCCACATGGATTAACTTGCTCGTGGAAAGGGGTTACACGAGCACTTACGTTATGCCAATGAATGTCAGAGTCCTCGTGGATTTGTACAACCCAACCTTGATGAGGCGTACACTCGATGATCCTAGGTACGCTTCCTCGAACGTTTGGGCCGGTGGCGGAGCGTGGCCCACGGTGTTCGAGACTTCAACGGGAATCACGCCTTTGTACACTTTTGTCTCTTCAAACGAGAGAAGCGGCGTGTACCTGGTGTTTGCTAGCTATGTTCAGAATGTTACTGTGACCCTATCGATCGGCGCGCGCTGGCCGACAGGTATCGCAATCGAGGCTAAAAAGACCCTATGGGCGCTAGACTACGCTGTTGGCACGTACACTATAGCGGCGCAGAGGTACTCGGTGCTTAGTGAGCGCGAAGTAAGAAGGCTTAGCGCTGACCTCATGATTGGCTACGCTGAGCATTACCTCCGCCAGGCTGTTAACGCTCTGCGCAACAACACGTGGAGCGCGGCTTTCAGGAACTCGCTTGCAGCCTGGAGTTTTGCTTCCCGCGCGTACTCCAACGAGGTGATGCCTCTCTACGAGGAGTGCATAAGGTCAGCCGTCACGCTAGTACCCTTCATCATCGTCACCGGCTACTTCTTGGAGAGGCTGCTCACAAAGGGCGAGGGGCTCCGCATGATCTTCAACGTTCTCGCTTTTCAGATCGCTCTATTCGTGATCTACGCGTTTACGCACCCGGCTTTCTGGGTGGTTCCAAGCACGCTGCTAGCAGCTCTCGCCATCGGGATGCTAATTCTGATGACCATAGTCCTGTGGATATTCTACAGGGAGGCCTCAGATATCGTCTCCCGGGTAGCGGCCCAGCTTCTGGGGTACCACGAGGTAGTTACAGAGAGGACAGCTGCCATGCTGATGGCCGTTTCCCTGTCGACTGAGAACATGAGGAAGCGCCCACTCAGATCGATACTGACGCTTATCCCGATAACGGTCTTCGCGATGGCGCTCGTCTCACTCGCCTCAGTCTCGCCTTACACAGCTGTGCTGCCGAAGCCGATGGAGCTCGTTACTGCCAACTTCTACGGGTTCACCGTAAAAAGGGCATATGCTGTGCTGGGCGATATGCTAGACGTTCCAACGATTGAAATGTTGAGGGCTATCGTTGGCGAGAAAGGCGTCGTGAGCCCACGGGTAGTCTACTACTCGCCATCAGTGATCAACCTAGGACCCTACGCCCTCGCTTTATCGCATAACGTCAGCATCCCCGTACCAGTCGCTTTGGGCCTTACACCCGAAGCAGCTTCCCTACTACTACGCAACGCGATGGTTAGAGGGCTTCCTAAGCCGTTCTTCAGCGAGGAGCAGCCCGCCATCGTGCTACCGGTGTCGATGGCTAACCAGCTGGGGGTTGACGTGGGCGACGAAATCGAGCTGTATGGTATGAAGTTCGTTGTAACAGGTATCTTCTCGGAGACAGCGATGGACGCTTTGAAAGACCCCGATGGTAGGAGGCTCGCTCCCGTCGACTCTATCTACTACGCTCAGCTCCACGGCTTCGCCGTCCCGTTAGGCGGCGCGATAGTACCCCAACCGTACGCGTGGAGCAGGGTCGTGATCATACCGAGCGGTGTAGCGCTGAAACTGGGCGGAAGGGTCTCCGTGGTAGACATCATCCTCAACCCTGATGTGGGAGAGGAAGAGTTTGAGAGGCTCGCTCACGAGATAGCCTACGCCGTTGACGCTCTATGCTACGGACAGAGGAAGGATGGCTCTGTAATCGCCTACTCGAGGTTCCCAACATACATGGCTCTAGGTTGGGAGATGATGGTTGTGCCCTTTGCGATCACCTCCTTGAGCATCGTGGTCTCCTTGCTAGGCAGTATTAAGGAGCGAACGAGAGATCTTTTCACCTACAGCAGCGTGGGGTTATCTCCGAGTGGGGCCATGCTCATGTTCATCACGGAGTTCGCCGTCTACGGGTTCATGGGTGCGACGCTCGGATACTTCGCCGGGTGGGCGCTGAGCAAGGTGATGAGAGCCGTGGGCGTGCTACCTGTAACGTTCGTTTTTAACTACGCATCCGTAGCGATCTCGCTCGTCCTCTTCCTAGTGCTGCTGTCTACGCTGGCCGCAGCAGCTTATCCCTCTTACTTAGCCTCAAGGATAATCACACCCTCACTTGAGAGGAAGTGGAAGGTTCCAAGAACGCCGCGAGGTTCTCTATGGGACATTCCACTACCGTTCCGAGTCCCAACAGAGAGGGAGGCACAGGCTGTGCTGCTGTACCTGCAGGAGTACTACCTGGGGGCTGGCTACGAGAAGCGCTTGTTCAAGGTCTCCTCTGATCCCAAGGTGGATATCAAGGAGAAGAAGCTTGTAGTCAATATCAGGTTGTACCCGTACGATGCTGGAACCGAGCAAGAAGTGAATCTCTACTTTGTCAGAGAGAGGGTTGGCGGATGGAGAGCCGCAGTGAGCTTGAAGCTGCTTAAGGGTCTCGGCAGCGTCTGGACGGGGCCCTCGCAGTACGGCTACCTGGACGACTTGAGGAAGCAGATGCTGCTCTGGGGAACGCTACCTTCGTCTGAGCGAGCCAAATACATAAGAAGGGTCTACGAGCTCCTTGCGGAGAGCGGGGAGGTGATGAAGTCCGATCGAGCGATCGGTGAACGAGAGCCTAAGAGCTGA
- a CDS encoding HD domain-containing protein: MNGQPYEAHVAVVSCEDTIETEGALVINVEPSCKRGFEGAVTLEYPLSQLTSRPPEELNELALTALRFAKAGSRVIIVGLGEDDDRPCYLANALLVALKGQPLLQCSLSRAQEQTLNWYARLKELIGLEQLHALFGVGKAYEFGSGLEHASTVANISLDLAQAVSRGTLTHRYLKSLYVAGLLHDIGRFVSERGHEEIGVRMLMAHKDALPGDVDVDLISFCIRHHRRHTNPENDPAVESLGENGLILAAVVRLADAFTNVYEKEDYWGVYLSEDGIAVVARRVNKERFESKGKLLEKITGVKVTLRQPG, from the coding sequence GTGAATGGGCAACCCTACGAAGCCCACGTGGCGGTAGTAAGTTGCGAAGACACAATTGAGACAGAGGGCGCGCTCGTGATCAACGTTGAGCCGAGCTGCAAACGCGGCTTTGAGGGTGCCGTTACTCTCGAATACCCCCTCTCCCAGCTCACCTCTAGGCCACCGGAGGAGCTTAACGAGCTGGCGTTAACAGCTCTCAGGTTCGCGAAAGCGGGTAGCCGCGTAATCATCGTTGGCTTGGGGGAAGACGATGATAGACCCTGCTACTTGGCGAACGCGCTTCTCGTAGCGCTCAAGGGGCAACCCTTGCTACAGTGCTCGCTGAGCAGGGCGCAGGAGCAAACTCTCAACTGGTACGCAAGGCTAAAGGAGCTCATAGGGTTAGAGCAGCTTCACGCGCTCTTTGGAGTCGGTAAAGCGTACGAGTTCGGCTCCGGGCTTGAGCATGCTTCGACGGTTGCGAACATAAGCCTGGATCTAGCTCAAGCCGTCAGTAGAGGCACGCTTACCCACCGCTATCTGAAGTCCCTTTACGTTGCCGGCCTCCTACACGACATTGGGAGGTTCGTCTCAGAGCGGGGGCACGAGGAGATAGGAGTCCGGATGCTCATGGCGCACAAGGATGCTCTCCCGGGAGATGTGGATGTAGACCTAATATCCTTCTGCATAAGGCACCACAGGAGACACACCAACCCGGAAAATGATCCTGCGGTAGAAAGCCTGGGGGAGAACGGCTTAATCCTCGCCGCAGTAGTTCGGCTAGCCGATGCCTTCACGAACGTGTATGAGAAGGAGGATTACTGGGGCGTCTACCTCAGCGAAGATGGGATCGCAGTGGTGGCCAGACGGGTGAATAAGGAGAGGTTCGAATCTAAGGGTAAATTGCTTGAAAAGATCACCGGCGTAAAGGTTACGTTACGCCAACCGGGGTAG
- a CDS encoding DUF790 family protein, with amino-acid sequence MLPSNLLVARVRWGRVEPLLLKPEGLPLAIAEEILSRIKSGVGKSESDLMAEFEDLEELALESGMDLRVVRAMAAIALRESRFERVKTTLDPVRARLEIFEEAGTMCGIAVREDERKEVLRRVSERLGCSVEELEKILTKHMVEELVEPAQLTAEELVKEYNLSMVQTLLFKALRLEVLFKSDGATAKRLLRAVKSLGLLYIAEQAGGGVRLTIDGPASLLRQTRRYGTRLAKLVPYIMRADRWDIRADIEGRTRVLKFELNDSKAKLFPLKEVELEPVFDSEVEREFFKSLSALSPAWVVRREPEPLVVGGRIFIPDFSVSCGGKKVYIEVVGFWTKEYLEKKLQKLREVRGINLIVAVDEELACSSIENLPHDVVLFRRRLRGADVYPVLKRYLGVPPPRAGQPSQQFDLEQIRSALPDLDGMTLEEVAKLLEERGVERGAATEVVERLGYRVEWRSLDPSRAVVRRG; translated from the coding sequence TTGCTCCCCTCGAACCTCCTAGTTGCGAGAGTCCGATGGGGTCGAGTCGAACCTCTCTTGCTTAAGCCGGAAGGCTTACCGCTAGCCATTGCGGAGGAAATCCTCAGCCGGATTAAGAGTGGGGTTGGCAAGAGCGAAAGCGATCTGATGGCGGAGTTCGAGGATCTGGAGGAGCTAGCTCTGGAATCGGGGATGGATCTGAGGGTTGTCAGAGCCATGGCGGCGATTGCGCTTCGCGAGTCGAGGTTTGAGAGGGTGAAAACGACGTTGGATCCCGTTAGGGCAAGGCTTGAAATCTTCGAAGAGGCTGGGACCATGTGCGGGATCGCTGTTAGGGAGGATGAGAGGAAGGAAGTTCTGCGTCGGGTCTCGGAGAGGCTGGGATGCAGTGTGGAGGAGCTTGAAAAGATCCTAACGAAGCACATGGTAGAAGAGCTCGTAGAACCGGCCCAGCTCACAGCAGAAGAGCTTGTCAAGGAGTACAATCTATCGATGGTTCAAACGCTACTCTTCAAAGCTTTGCGGCTTGAAGTACTGTTCAAGTCTGATGGCGCTACTGCGAAGCGGCTCCTACGCGCTGTAAAAAGCTTAGGCTTACTCTACATCGCCGAGCAGGCTGGCGGCGGTGTTAGGCTGACCATCGACGGCCCAGCGTCCCTCTTGAGGCAGACGAGAAGGTACGGTACTCGTCTAGCGAAGCTTGTACCCTATATCATGCGCGCCGACCGCTGGGATATAAGGGCGGATATCGAGGGGCGCACGAGAGTCCTCAAGTTTGAGTTGAACGACTCTAAGGCGAAGTTATTCCCCCTGAAAGAGGTGGAGCTGGAACCGGTATTTGATAGCGAGGTGGAGCGGGAGTTCTTCAAAAGCCTCTCCGCGCTTTCACCGGCCTGGGTTGTCAGGCGCGAGCCCGAGCCTCTAGTTGTTGGCGGTCGCATATTCATCCCGGATTTTTCCGTCTCGTGCGGAGGGAAGAAGGTGTACATAGAGGTTGTGGGCTTTTGGACTAAGGAGTACTTGGAGAAGAAGCTGCAGAAGCTGAGAGAGGTGAGAGGCATCAACCTCATAGTCGCGGTCGACGAGGAACTGGCCTGCTCCTCCATCGAGAACTTGCCTCACGACGTGGTATTGTTCAGGCGTAGGCTCAGGGGTGCTGACGTCTACCCCGTCTTAAAGCGCTACTTGGGGGTGCCTCCCCCTAGAGCGGGGCAGCCGTCGCAGCAGTTCGACTTAGAACAGATTAGATCAGCACTACCCGACCTAGATGGCATGACGCTGGAGGAAGTAGCGAAGCTTCTTGAGGAGAGGGGGGTTGAAAGGGGCGCGGCAACCGAGGTTGTGGAGAGGCTAGGATACCGTGTTGAGTGGCGATCCCTCGACCCTTCCCGAGCCGTGGTGAGGAGAGGGTAG
- a CDS encoding DEAD/DEAH box helicase family protein produces the protein MLRLEWSAGTILLRGQPPPLVAAFFKFDPRVKCYRALAIQYRWITEALNQAGIQYQDDVLHPMPCRINPRRIELRDYQREALEAWKRERRGIIVLPTGAGKTMVAIAAIAELACPTLIVVPTLELMDQWEANVKRYLNVTPGRYGGGERKLECVTISTYDSAYINAEHLGDKFELIIFDEVHHLPSPGYRQIAELCAAPWRMGLTATPEREDGLHVDLPYLVGPVVYRRYAREMAGKWLAEFDLVRVYAHMSEEERELYNRLTKIYKGFLRKRGLRLVGERGFEKLISLSVRDLEAREALLAWYRARRMALHASSKLEILEDLLERHRTDKVLIFAEHSDVVRVISARFLIPEVTYKTPEEERKAVLAAFREGRVHAIVTSKVLEEGVDVPDANVAIILSGSGSRREFVQRLGRILRPKEGKRAVLYEVITSGTKEVTISRRRHRALEG, from the coding sequence ATGCTCAGGCTGGAGTGGAGCGCAGGCACCATACTTCTGAGGGGCCAACCCCCGCCTCTGGTGGCTGCGTTCTTCAAGTTCGATCCCAGGGTGAAGTGCTACCGGGCTCTCGCCATCCAGTACCGTTGGATCACGGAGGCGCTTAACCAAGCCGGGATTCAGTACCAGGACGACGTCCTCCACCCGATGCCCTGCCGCATCAACCCTCGGCGGATCGAGCTGAGGGACTACCAGCGCGAAGCGCTTGAGGCTTGGAAGCGTGAGCGGCGCGGTATCATCGTCCTACCCACGGGAGCTGGCAAGACTATGGTGGCCATCGCTGCTATAGCGGAGCTGGCGTGCCCTACTCTGATCGTTGTGCCCACGCTGGAGCTGATGGACCAGTGGGAGGCGAACGTTAAGCGGTACCTGAACGTTACACCGGGTAGGTACGGTGGTGGAGAGAGGAAGTTGGAGTGCGTGACGATCTCAACTTACGATTCAGCCTACATCAACGCTGAGCACCTCGGTGACAAATTCGAGCTCATCATCTTCGACGAGGTCCACCACCTGCCTAGCCCCGGCTATAGGCAGATCGCGGAGCTCTGCGCCGCACCCTGGAGGATGGGGCTCACGGCAACGCCTGAGCGGGAGGATGGTTTGCACGTCGACCTCCCTTACCTGGTGGGGCCCGTCGTGTACAGGAGATACGCAAGAGAGATGGCGGGGAAATGGCTCGCTGAGTTCGACTTGGTGCGCGTATACGCGCACATGTCGGAAGAGGAAAGGGAGCTGTACAACAGGCTCACAAAGATCTACAAGGGATTCTTGAGAAAGCGCGGGTTAAGGCTGGTCGGCGAGAGGGGATTCGAGAAATTAATATCGTTGAGCGTGAGGGACTTGGAGGCGAGGGAGGCTCTGCTCGCGTGGTATCGGGCTAGGAGGATGGCGCTTCACGCGTCCTCTAAGTTGGAGATACTGGAGGATCTGCTGGAACGGCACCGCACCGATAAGGTGCTGATATTCGCTGAGCACAGCGACGTGGTCAGGGTCATATCCGCCCGCTTCCTCATACCCGAGGTAACGTATAAGACTCCGGAGGAGGAGCGGAAAGCTGTTCTCGCAGCTTTCAGGGAAGGTAGGGTCCACGCCATAGTGACTAGCAAGGTGCTGGAGGAGGGGGTGGACGTGCCCGACGCTAACGTGGCGATCATACTGAGCGGCAGCGGGAGCAGGAGGGAGTTCGTTCAGAGGCTGGGGAGGATCCTCAGGCCGAAGGAGGGGAAGCGCGCGGTACTCTACGAGGTTATAACCTCAGGGACGAAAGAGGTTACGATCTCTAGGCGGAGGCATCGCGCGCTTGAAGGGTGA
- a CDS encoding FAD-dependent oxidoreductase codes for MGVEIYDVLVVGGGIAGFTAALYAARQGLRTLVVTADIGGQLLLAPEIQNYPGFESIRGFELAQRVEAQARAFGAEVVFDEVQEIKREGQIFTVRALNGEYKAHSIILACGKAPKELGVPGERELKGRGVSYCVVCDAPLYRGKVVALIGWGYHGWESVNVLAEYAAKVYWVFSGEKPYEDEEAVKSVVARGNVELVPRAKPIAIRGEKRVEELVVKDTASGEERALRVDGVFVEIGYEPRTGFLRGFVELNDKGEVVVDRECRTSQPGVFAAGDVTDLPFKQAVISAGMGAIAALSAYRYVMELKGRKAAVVSDWRHVRARRGGLTLKLG; via the coding sequence ATGGGTGTTGAGATCTACGACGTCCTCGTGGTTGGGGGTGGGATTGCCGGGTTTACGGCGGCACTCTACGCGGCTAGGCAGGGGTTAAGGACGCTCGTCGTAACCGCCGATATAGGCGGGCAGCTGCTGCTCGCGCCTGAGATACAGAACTACCCCGGTTTCGAGAGCATTAGGGGCTTCGAGCTCGCGCAGAGGGTTGAAGCTCAGGCGAGAGCCTTCGGCGCGGAAGTGGTCTTCGATGAGGTTCAGGAGATAAAGAGGGAAGGGCAGATCTTCACGGTGCGCGCTTTAAACGGTGAGTACAAGGCTCATTCGATCATCCTGGCGTGCGGTAAAGCCCCCAAGGAGCTTGGCGTCCCGGGTGAGAGAGAGCTGAAGGGGAGGGGGGTATCCTACTGCGTCGTTTGCGACGCTCCGCTGTACAGGGGCAAGGTGGTAGCCCTCATCGGGTGGGGGTACCACGGTTGGGAGAGCGTCAACGTGCTGGCTGAGTACGCTGCAAAAGTCTACTGGGTTTTCTCCGGAGAGAAGCCCTACGAGGATGAGGAAGCCGTCAAGTCCGTGGTGGCTAGGGGTAACGTCGAGCTAGTGCCCAGAGCCAAGCCCATCGCTATAAGGGGTGAAAAGCGTGTTGAAGAACTAGTCGTTAAGGACACGGCCAGCGGGGAAGAAAGAGCGCTCCGCGTGGACGGAGTCTTCGTGGAGATCGGCTACGAACCTAGGACAGGGTTCCTACGGGGTTTCGTCGAGCTCAACGACAAGGGGGAAGTGGTTGTCGACAGGGAGTGCAGAACCTCCCAGCCCGGGGTCTTTGCCGCGGGAGACGTCACTGACCTGCCCTTTAAGCAGGCCGTGATCTCCGCTGGAATGGGAGCGATAGCAGCACTCTCAGCCTACAGGTACGTGATGGAGCTGAAGGGTAGGAAGGCAGCCGTGGTCAGCGACTGGCGCCACGTGAGAGCCAGAAGGGGGGGTCTCACGCTAAAGCTGGGCTAG
- a CDS encoding gluconokinase → MNVLAIDIGTTNVKASVVDERGRVLRVASRELSLHSPVPGSAEHSPDELLSAIRGASKEAAKSFSIEAVALSCYQHGLLVVDKDLRPLTHILTHMDCRSAPYVKLIEQACDPLDLYKRTGCPPLFVYALPKILWLKRERPHIAAQASRYLLVKDYVVAKALGDPYIDYGNASGSQLFNITAKRWDDLALQLAEVDEGQLAEPVEGAKVLCELNGRGAEIFGVKAGTPLVLGTFDGAAQNLGLGVIEGYDAALNLGTTAVVRMLSREPVIDEKAMRLFCYYAAHGYWAFGGSTNNGGSVLRWLRDNFGWLEVTAGELLGEDPYDILCAEAERVPPGASGLVFLPFMAGERFPFRDPYLRGALLGLRYDHRKGHVIRAFMEGVAMTIRAIVDVLAEVEHKPCRLVGGGGGLKSKLWASIVSSATRLPVVRVKGGEHASNIGVAALALIALGAASSLERLTEWREVLDVVEPSRELVDAYEELYRRFTEAYAQLAPLFRSWAEEG, encoded by the coding sequence ATGAACGTGTTGGCAATAGACATTGGGACGACGAACGTAAAGGCATCGGTAGTGGACGAGAGGGGACGTGTTCTCAGGGTCGCCTCGCGCGAGTTGAGCCTGCATTCGCCTGTCCCAGGCTCGGCGGAGCACTCACCGGACGAATTGCTCTCGGCGATTCGCGGCGCCTCAAAAGAAGCTGCGAAGAGCTTCAGCATTGAAGCGGTGGCCCTTTCCTGCTACCAGCACGGCCTTCTTGTCGTCGACAAGGATCTGAGGCCTTTGACGCACATTCTCACGCACATGGATTGCCGATCGGCACCGTACGTGAAATTGATAGAACAGGCCTGCGACCCCCTCGATCTCTACAAGAGGACTGGTTGCCCCCCGCTGTTCGTTTACGCCCTTCCAAAGATCCTGTGGCTCAAGCGTGAGCGCCCTCACATAGCTGCCCAGGCGTCCCGCTACCTGTTGGTGAAGGACTACGTCGTAGCTAAGGCGCTGGGGGACCCCTACATCGATTACGGCAACGCGTCGGGCTCCCAGCTCTTCAACATTACCGCCAAGAGGTGGGACGATTTAGCGCTACAGCTGGCTGAAGTAGATGAGGGTCAACTTGCCGAGCCTGTTGAGGGGGCAAAAGTCCTCTGCGAGTTGAACGGCAGAGGAGCGGAGATCTTCGGCGTCAAGGCCGGGACGCCCCTAGTCCTCGGCACCTTCGATGGAGCGGCGCAGAACCTGGGCCTCGGGGTGATCGAGGGCTACGATGCTGCCCTCAACTTGGGGACCACGGCCGTCGTTAGGATGCTTTCACGCGAACCCGTGATCGACGAAAAAGCGATGCGGTTGTTCTGCTACTACGCGGCGCACGGCTACTGGGCGTTCGGCGGCAGCACCAACAACGGCGGATCGGTGCTCAGGTGGCTTCGAGACAATTTCGGCTGGCTCGAAGTTACGGCCGGCGAACTACTGGGGGAGGACCCTTACGATATCCTCTGCGCAGAAGCTGAAAGAGTGCCTCCAGGAGCATCAGGCCTCGTTTTCCTCCCCTTCATGGCCGGTGAAAGATTCCCGTTCCGAGACCCTTACCTGCGAGGCGCCCTGCTGGGTCTGCGATATGACCACAGGAAAGGCCACGTGATCAGGGCGTTCATGGAGGGCGTAGCTATGACTATCAGGGCGATCGTAGACGTACTGGCCGAAGTTGAGCATAAACCTTGCAGACTGGTGGGTGGGGGAGGGGGTTTGAAGTCGAAGCTCTGGGCCAGCATCGTATCGAGCGCAACCCGCTTACCCGTGGTTCGCGTCAAAGGTGGTGAACACGCCTCAAACATAGGGGTGGCCGCGCTGGCCTTAATAGCGCTGGGTGCCGCCAGCAGCTTGGAGAGACTGACTGAGTGGAGAGAGGTCTTAGACGTTGTTGAGCCTTCCAGGGAGCTGGTGGACGCTTACGAAGAGCTGTACAGGAGGTTCACCGAAGCCTACGCGCAGCTAGCGCCACTATTCAGAAGCTGGGCTGAGGAAGGTTGA